The Primulina tabacum isolate GXHZ01 chromosome 16, ASM2559414v2, whole genome shotgun sequence genome window below encodes:
- the LOC142529102 gene encoding protein SMAX1-LIKE 4-like, giving the protein MRAGVCAAQQTLSVEAASVLKHSLSLARRRGHAQVTPLHVAATLLSSRASPLRRACLKSQPNQPSHPLQCRALELCFNVALNRLPATPAPLLHAQPSLSNAIVAALKRAQAHQRRGCIEQQQQSPPPLIGVKVELEQLILSILDDPSVSRVMREAGFSSTAVKNNMEESTNSVSSVFQCYNNSGGIYSTPSSPPNYDQNPNSFWHSNVMSYVSEKNPLIFSPDQKGILSKPDANTSSLKEDIKLVFEVLLRKKRRNTVIVGDSFSMNEALVAELMNKVKRGDVPEELKFVYFVKFQFSSVPLQLMKREEVDMHIDDLKRKVESSASNGRVIIYTGDLKWTVEELFCGGKEATVYRPVDHLVSEIAKLLSWYNNDSLNTRVWLMATASYQTYTKCQMKQPPLDVQWSLQAVSVPSGGLGLSLNATASIIAFNENPSNVMHKSPFFGKEEDQDVLNCCPECTSNFEKEASQHDSFSLNKKTENGSVQLPYWLKPQGIETYEKEGLLQLRRKYNRHCQNEHGGSQNPNNSSANFTNQSFLGRNYFNTSSHPFWPTMNIFGDSDTISFGYSSVKANQIATALPRFRRQQSCHIEFSFENGNSKYQSTKPNLDSLKSMDDKEVKITLALGNSMFAAAPNSETTKLNAEMCKTLQENFPWQKEMIPSILQALMDPKGMDHDKWLLIQGDDFIGKRRLAISIAKSMLGSSDLVFCMNMRENTRTLTQNCEMLQKALKDHEKMVVLVEDVDCADPEFVKFLDDGFESGDMGKLMKREGDPGRNIMVLTTNDSLSFNKKRDITDSVIQMKIVVSGSKMDSGVVSVLDHKRKSDWDSPIKIKSRRNSEIEDVFSNELDLNVKVDEDEQGEDKDGDLSPVSSDLTREITTDQRNSPKFLGKINNRFVFNRNTDQENQAKDMFLSMFKRSFHEACGGRNISSFNVDEMVLEDVFQGSGFYLNNLFEQWLNNVFQRSLHMVDTWERGNIRVRLCLGGEGEYCSNDGFMGTSLPNGIQVSFIV; this is encoded by the exons ATGCGTGCAGGAGTTTGCGCAGCTCAACAGACCCTCTCCGTAGAGGCTGCTTCCGTGTTGAAGCATTCTCTTAGCCTGGCACGGCGGCGCGGCCACGCTCAGGTCACACCACTGCATGTCGCCGCCACTTTGCTGAGCTCTAGAGCCAGTCCTCTCAGAAGGGCTTGCCTTAAATCTCAGCCTAACCAACCATCACATCCGCTTCAATGCAGAGCTCTAGAGCTGTGCTTCAATGTCGCACTTAATCGTCTTCCTGCCACCCCTGCTCCTCTTCTTCACGCGCAGCCTTCCTTGTCTAATGCCATTGTTGCTGCTCTTAAAAGGGCTCAAGCTCACCAGAGGAGAGGCTGTATTGAGCAGCAGCAGCAGTCACCGCCGCCGTTGATTGGTGTTAAAGTTGAGCTGGAACAACTTATTTTGTCAATCTTGGATGACCCTAGTGTGAGTAGGGTTATGAGGGAGGCTGGTTTCTCAAGTACTGCAGTGAAAAACAACATGGAGGAGTCTACTAATTCCGTTTCTTCTGTTTTTCAATGCTACAACAATTCTGGTGGGATTTACTCAACTCCAAGTTCACCTCCAAATTATGATCAAAACCCTAATAGTTTCTGGCATTCCAATGTGATGTCTTACGTTTCTGAGAAAAACCCATTGATCTTTTCACCTGATCAGAAGGGTATTTTAAGCAAGCCCGACGCAAATACTTCCTCTCTGAAGGAAGATATCAAGTTGGTTTTCGAGGTTTTGCTCAGAAAGAAGAGACGAAACACTGTAATAGTTGGAGACTCTTTCTCCATGAATGAAGCTCTTGTTGCAGAGCTAATGAATAAAGTAAAGAGAGGAGATGTACCTGAGGAGTTAAAATTCGTGTACTTTGTTAAGTTCCAGTTCTCATCAGTGCCACTCCAGCTCATGAAAAGAGAAGAAGTGGACATGCATATTGATGATTTGAAAAGAAAGGTCGAATCTTCTGCGTCAAATGGTAGAGTTATAATCTACACTGGTGACTTGAAATGGACAGTTGAAGAACTGTTTTGTGGTGGTAAGGAAGCCACGGTTTATAGGCCTGTTGATCACTTAGTTTCTGAGATAGCAAAGTTGCTTTCTTGGTATAATAATGACAGTTTAAACACAAGAGTTTGGTTAATGGCTACTGCAAGTTACCAGACTTATACGAAGTGTCAAATGAAGCAGCCTCCTTTGGATGTTCAATGGAGTTTGCAAGCTGTTTCTGTTCCTTCTGGTGGACTGGGGTTGAGTCTCAATGCTACTGCTTCGAT AATCGCCTTTAATGAAAATCCATCAAATGTGATGCACAAAAGCCCATTTTTTGGCAAGGAAGAAGATCAAGATGTCCTCAATTGCTGTCCAGAATGCACATCCAACTTTGAAAAAGAAGCCAGCCAGCACGATTCTTTTTCATTAAACAAAAAAACAGAGAACGGTTCTGTCCAATTACCATATTGGCTCAAGCCACAAGGCATTGAAACATATGAGAAG GAAGGTTTGCTTCAGCTCAGGAGAAAATATAACAGACACTGCCAGAATGAGCACGGCGGAAGCCAAAATCCAAATAATTCGAGTGCAAATTTTACAAACCAGAGCtttcttggaagaaattacTTCAATACTTCATCACATCCTTTTTGGCCAACTATGAACATCTTTGGTGATTCAGACACAATTTCATTTGGTTATTCTTCTGTCAAGGCTAATCAAATCGCCACCGCTCTGCCTCGATTCAGGAGGCAGCAGTCCTGCCATATTGAGTTTAGTTTTGAGAATGGGAATTCTAAATACCAATCCACCAAACCGAACTTGGATTCACTTAAGAGCATGGATGATAAGGAAGTAAAGATCACTCTCGCTCTTGGAAATTCCATGTTTGCTGCTGCACCAAATTCAGAGACAACTAAATTGAATGCTGAAATGTGTAAAACATTACAAGAAAATTTTCCATGGCAAAAGGAAATGATTCCTTCGATTCTACAGGCACTGATGGATCCTAAAGGAATGGACCATGATAAATGGTTGCTAATTCAAGGAGACGATTTTATTGGAAAGAGACGACTGGCAATTAGCATAGCAAAATCCATGCTGGGTTCTTCAGATTTGGTCTTCTGCATGAATATGAGGGAAAATACAAGAACATTGACTCAGAACTGTGAAATGCTCCAGAAGGCACTGAAAGATCATGAAAAGATGGTAGTTCTTGTTGAAGATGTAGATTGTGCTGATCCTGAGTTTGTTAAGTTTCTTGATGATGGATTTGAGAGTGGAGACATGGGAAAATTGATGAAAAGAGAAGGAGATCCGGGAAGAAATATAATGGTTTTAACAACTAACGATTCCTTGAGTTTTAACAAGAAAAGGGATATCACAGATTCTGTCATTCAGATGAAAATAGTTGTCAGCGGATCCAAAATGGATTCAGGGGTGGTATCTGTTCTTGATCATAAGCGTAAATCGGATTGGGATTCTCCGATCAAGATCAAGAGCCGAAGGAACAGTGAAATTGAAGATGTCTTCTCAAACGAGCTCGACCTCAATGTAAAAGTTGATGAGGATGAACAAGGAGAAGACAAGGATGGAGACTTAAGCCCGGTTTCAAGTGATTTGACTCGTGAAATCACAACAGATCAACGGAATTCACCAAAGTTTCTTGGAAAGATAAACAACCGCTTCGTTTTCAATCGAAACACGGATCAAGAAAACCAAGCAAAGGATATGTTCTTGTCCATGTTCAAGAGATCTTTTCATGAGGCATGTGGGGGTAGAAACATAAGCAGTTTCAACGTCGATGAGATGGTCTTGGAAGATGTTTTTCAAGGGTCTGGTTTTTATCTTAACAACTTGTTCGAACAATGGttaaacaatgtttttcaaaGAAGTTTACACATGGTTGATACTTGGGAGAGGGGAAACATTAGAGTTAGGCTGTGTTTAGGAGGAGAGGGGGAATATTGTTCAAACGATGGATTCATGGGCACAAGTCTTCCCAACGGAATCCAAGTttcttttattgtttaa